In Cucurbita pepo subsp. pepo cultivar mu-cu-16 unplaced genomic scaffold, ASM280686v2 Cp4.1_scaffold000258, whole genome shotgun sequence, one genomic interval encodes:
- the LOC111784664 gene encoding berberine bridge enzyme-like 18, producing MKIYWSNFSFISLLLLSFASWGCGSHLEDFLHCISLHSSNHHSNSTLIHTPSSSSYPYVLNFSIRNLRFAESHTPKPVAIVTPWQASQVQATVICCKTHGLQIRTRSGGHDFEGRSYVSNVPFVLIDLINLNSITIDVDDETAWAQSGATVGELYYKIGEKSRTLAFPAGFTASIGLGGFFSGGGLGMLVRKYGLAVDNMVDAYLVDANGKLLDRDSMGEDLFWAIRGGGGGSFGIVLAWKLKLVRVPPTVTSFAIHKSWDLNAAKLIHRWQYVAPEVDEDLFITARVTASNSSYGGGRVMKASFFSLFLGKVAELVSLMGKAFPELELKKEDCLEISWVEAMAFSASEYVSPENLELLLDRTSLITGRYKMKSDYATKPISETALNGIWERFKIEELEKVQLILIPFGGKMNEISETDTPNPHRASHPIHIGYYVTWHQPDADSRHLEWTRELHDYMTPFVSRSPRAAYMNYKDLDIGRNNEDGIPTSYDEASVWGYRYFGINFEKLVEVKTKIDPFNFFRHEQSIPPVASMGGIQAKMASCPDVSY from the exons atgaaaatttattggagcaattttagtttcatctctcttcttcttctatcaTTTGCATCATGGGGTTGTGGAAGTCATCTTGAAGATTTTCTTCACTGTATTTCTCTTCATTCCTCAAACcatcattcaaattcaactctaATTCACActccatcttcttcctcttacCCTTACGTTCTAAATTTCTCGATTCGAAACCTCAGATTTGCCGAATCCCATACGCCCAAACCGGTCGCCATCGTCACACCATGGCAAGCTTCCCAAGTCCAAGCCACAGTCATTTGCTGCAAAACTCATGGCCTCCAAATCCGAACTCGCAGCGGCGGCCATGACTTCGAAGGTCGTTCTTACGTCTCTAATGTCCCATTTGTGTTGATTGATTTGATCAACCTTAATTCAATTACTATCGACGTTGACGACGAGACTGCATGGGCTCAATCCGGGGCGACCGTGGGCGAATTGTATTACAAAATCGGTGAGAAAAGTCGAACCCTTGCATTTCCGGCCGGGTTCACGGCTAGCATAGGGCTTGGTGGGTTCTTCAGCGGCGGTGGGTTAGGGATGCTGGTTAGAAAATATGGTCTGGCCGTGGACAATATGGTGGATGCATATCTTGTTGATGCAAATGGGAAGCTTCTTGATAGAGATTCAATGGGAGAGGATTTGTTTTGGGCTATTAgaggaggtggtggaggaagCTTTGGGATTGTTTTGGCATGGAAGTTGAAGTTGGTTCGAGTTCCTCCAACGGTTACGTCGTTTGCTATTCATAAAAGTTGGGACCTCAACGCAGCTAAGTTAATCCATCGGTGGCAATACGTTGCGCCCGAGGTAGATGAAGATCTGTTCATCACTGCTCGGGTCACAG CTTCAAATTCAAGCTATGGAGGTGGTAGAGTTATGAAGgcttcattcttctccttATTTCTTGGAAAGGTAGCCGAGCTTGTTTCTCTTATGGGGAAGGCTTTCCCAGAGCTGGAGCTCAAGAAAGAAGACTGTCTCGAAATAAGTTGGGTTGAAGCAATGGCCTTTTCAGCAAGTGAGTATGTTTCTCCTGAAAACTTGGAGCTGTTGCTCGATAGAACCTCACTCATCACTGGCAGATACAAAATGAAATCTGATTACGCCACCAAACCCATCTCAGAAACCGCCCTCAATGGCATATGGGAAAggttcaaaattgaagaactaGAAAAAGTGCAGCTCATACTGATCCCTTTCGGAGGTAAAATGAATGAGATTTCTGAAACAGATACCCCCAACCCACATCGAGCTAGCCATCCCATACACATTGGCTACTACGTTACATGGCACCAACCCGATGCTGATTCGAGACACTTGGAATGGACCCGTGAGCTCCATGATTACATGACTCCTTTCGTGTCGAGATCGCCGAGAGCTGCGTATATGAATTACAAAGACCTTGACATTGGAAGAAACAACGAGGACGGGATCCCGACTAGCTATGACGAAGCAAGCGTTTGGGGGTATCGATATTTTGggattaattttgaaaagttagtGGAAGTGAAGACGAAGATCGATCCTTTTAACTTCTTCCGGCATGAGCAAAGCATACCACCGGTAGCATCGATGGGAGGAATCCAAGCAAAGATGGCTTCATGCCCGGATGTGTCTTACTAG
- the LOC111784663 gene encoding berberine bridge enzyme-like 26, with product MGNLDDFLRCVSNDDSNPILINTPSSSTYSSVLNFTVRNLRFSGPNTPKPCAIINPSQASHVQAGVICAKNHGVHIRVRSGGHDFEGLSYVAHGVAFVLIDMAKLNSVSVDTDDNTAWVESGASMGELYYKLGLETSGFGFPGGVQPNVGVGGFLSGGGYGLMVRKYGLAVDNVVDAQVVDANGRVVDRDSMGEDLFWAIRGGGGGSFGIVVAWKLKLVPVPSIVTSFTAFRIWDQNSTNLVHKWQLVAPEIDERLFIGAMVTAANSGEGGGGRIMGVFLYSLFLGRAEEVISIMENNFPEVGLRMEDCVESNWVESMAYPASGFVTAKDMNFLLDRTPLTNGRYKTKSDYATEPISQTALHGIWERFNAKGIQTVQLVLIPYGGKMNKFSETDTPSPHRARYPIKIAYYVTWDTPEGDSRHLEWTRELYDYMTPFVSKSPRAAYVNYRDLDIGRNNEEGIPTSYEEASVWGLKYFGDNFERLVEVKTKVDPYNLFRHEQSIPPVAAQVKISSGNDVACDKMEYLPNLIGLAM from the exons ATGg GAAATCTCGATGATTTTCTTCGTTGTGTTTCGAACGACGACTCGAATCCAATTCTCATTAACACTCCATCTTCTTCCACGTACTCTTCGGTTCTAAATTTCACGGTTCGAAACCTTAGATTCTCGGGCCCTAATACCCCTAAACCATGTGCCATAATTAACCCATCTCAAGCTTCCCATGTTCAAGCGGGGGTCATTTGCGCCAAGAATCATGGCGTGCACATTAGAGTGCGTAGCGGAGGTCATGACTTCGAGGGCTTGTCTTACGTTGCGCATGGCGTGGCGTTTGTGCTGATTGATATGGCGAAGCTTAATTCGGTGAGTGTTGACACAGACGACAACACTGCATGGGTTGAATCCGGGGCGAGCATGGGGGAGCTGTATTACAAACTTGGGTTGGAAACGTCAGGCTTTGGGTTTCCTGGTGGTGTGCAGCCGAATGTGGGCGTTGGTGGGTTTCTTAGCGGTGGTGGGTATGGGCTGATGGTTAGGAAATATGGTCTGGCAGTGGACAATGTGGTGGATGCTCAAGTTGTGGATGCAAATGGGAGGGTTGTTGATAGGGATTCAATGGGGGAGGATTTGTTTTGGGCCATTAGAGGGGGTGGTGGAGGAAGCTTTGGGATTGTTGTGGCATGGAAGTTGAAGTTGGTTCCTGTTCCATCCATTGTTACTTCCTTTACGGCTTTTAGGATTTGGGACCAAAACTCCACCAACTTGGTTCATAAATGGCAGCTTGTAGCACCTGAGATTGATGAACGACTCTTCATTGGCGCCATGGTTACAG CTGCAAATTCAGgcgaaggaggaggaggaagaataATGGGAGTATTTTTGTACTCCCTCTTTCTAGGAAGAGCAGAAGAGGTTATTTCCATAATGGAGAACAATTTTCCAGAGGTTGGATTGAGAATGGAAGATTGTGTAGAATCCAACTGGGTTGAATCAATGGCATATCCAGCAAGTGGGTTCGTGACAGCAAAGGACATGAATTTCTTACTAGACCGAACCCCACTCACCAATGGCAGATACAAAACCAAATCCGATTATGCCACTGAACCCATCTCACAAACCGCCCTCCACGGCATATGGGAAAGGTTCAATGCCAAAGGCATTCAGACAGTGCAGCTCGTACTCATCCCTTATGGTGGCAAAATGAACAAGTTTTCGGAAACCGACACTCCCTCCCCACACCGAGCTAGATATCCCATCAAAATCGCCTATTACGTCACATGGGATACGCCCGAAGGTGACTCGAGACACTTGGAATGGACCCGAGAGCTCTACGATTACATGACTCCGTTCGTGTCGAAATCGCCCAGGGCGGCGTATGTCAATTATAGAGACCTTGACATTGGAAGAAACAACGAGGAGGGGATTCCGACGAGCTACGAGGAAGCGAGCGTTTGGGGTTTGAAGTATTTTGGAGATAATTTTGAGAGGCTTGTGGAAGTGAAAACTAAGGTGGATCCCTATAATTTATTCCGGCATGAACAAAGCATACCGCCGGTTGCAGCCCAAGTAAAGATATCTTCAGGCAATGATGTGGCTTGTGATAAAATGGAGTATCTCCCAAATTTAATTGGTTTGGCCATGTGA